A part of Rhodamnia argentea isolate NSW1041297 chromosome 8, ASM2092103v1, whole genome shotgun sequence genomic DNA contains:
- the LOC115755538 gene encoding protein SOB FIVE-LIKE 4-like, which yields MEHSPNHSAAEGFSSSESGWTTYIASPMKGEDSGCTEASWVTQNDKIARVSRSENRRKEGSDDSDGSMASDASSGPSHHREKHGKDGCSKPDKTETWYSNDKSKRKEKKKGKASAVKGPKQ from the coding sequence ATGGAGCACTCTCCAAACCATTCGGCAGCTGAAGGATTCAGCAGCAGCGAATCGGGTTGGACGACGTACATTGCTTCTCCAATGAAAGGAGAGGATTCTGGATGCACTGAGGCGAGTTGGGTCACTCAGAATGACAAGATCGCCAGGGTCAGCCGCTccgaaaacagaagaaaagaggGCAGCGACGACAGTGATGGCTCGATGGCTTCCGATGCTTCCTCCGGCCCGAGCCACCATCGGGAAAAGCACGGCAAGGACGGCTGTTCGAAGCCTGATAAGACGGAAACATGGTACTCTAACGACAAGTCGAAacggaaagagaagaaaaagggcaAAGCAAGTGCAGTGAAGGGTCCTAAGCAATGA